Genomic segment of Pasteurella multocida subsp. multocida OH4807:
TTCTTGATAAATCAGATTTCCTGTTGTACCTGTGGCATAAAGGATATGTTGTTCAAGCAAAGTGCGGTGTTTTTTACACCAATTTATGAGATCTTGTTTACAGTGATCATGAGCAACCAAGGCGAGATGTTTACACGCCGATAATGTTCGATAAGTATTTTGCATGATGCCTCTTTATCTTGATATGAGCTTAAATAAAAAGTGAGCATTGCGCTCACTTTTTAAAATTATACTTTCTGTTATTTTCGGTTTTGAGCCCAATTTAAGAAACGTTTTTGTGTTTCTTTATCTGCTTGTTGGTACCAATATTGTAACATTTGCTCTGCTACGTTTTCACCTTGCACCGTAATTTTCCCTTTTTGTGCTTTACCAAAACCAGGTAGCGCAGCAGGCATTGTTGTGCTGGCGAGAGAAGCCACTGCAGCAGGTGCACCAGATGAGTTATATTCAGATAAATTTTCAACTAAGTTGACGCCTGGTAAAAAACCCTCTTGTTTTAAGTATTCTTGCTTTGTTGCCACTTCAACACCAGAAACCGTTTTTACACTGATGTGAGGTAATTTTTTGAACGCATTGGCATCTCGTTCTGTTTCTAAGCGTGGTGCTGAAATCACGATGTCATCGGCAGTCCCTTTAAACGTTACAATGATAGGATCAGATTCAAATAAAGTGCGGTCAGAACCAGAACGGATAATTTCAGAAACACGAACAACGACTTGGTGAGTTTGTGTATCGCTAATATTAAAAGAACGCGCTTCTTTTAAAAGTGATTTACCTGGTTTTTGTCCATCAACAGCAAGGAAATCAATATTTGATGAACTTGTTACGACACCTGCAAAGCTCGCTGTGCTTGTTAATAGAGCTGCGGTTGCTAATGCAGCGAAACGAAATTTCATATATGCTCCTATCTTAGTAAGGAAAAGAATTTTAAACCGAAGCACTTTATTTATTAAAGTGTTAGCGTGTATGCTAGTCGATATTTGTGCAAATTAAAATAGTAAAATCACTTTTTATTGAAAAAAATGTGATGCTGTTAAAACTTTTCATGACAGGTCTTATCAGGAGGGAACGTATGTTAAAAAAGCAATTTTTTGTTTATGGCATCGTGCAAGGGGTTGGGTTTCGTTATTTTACTTGGCGAGAAGCAACAAAAATAGGCGTTAAAGGCTATGTACGTAATCGTCAAGATGGAAGTGTAGAGGTCGTGGCATTGGGGTCTACGACACAGTTACAACATCTGCATGCTTGGTTAAAGCGCGGTCCGAAAACCGCGCGAGTTGAGTGTGTTGTTGAGCAAGACTATCTTTTTGATACAGTCTTCCCTGATTTTTCATTGCGACACTAGGACGATGAAACTGCTGGATTATGTTTGTTCAATTTAATTTTCTGGTAAATTAAAGCACACATAAATGCAGTTGCTTGCAGTAAAATAATGCAAGGTCCAGTTGCTGCATCAATATGATAGCTGATAATGGTACCTAGGATACTGGTTGCTACAGACATTGAAATTGCGATAAGCAGCATATGATCAAAACGTTTACTCAAAATAAACGCGGTGATTCCTGGTGAGATCAGCATCGCCACGACTAATATCACCCCGACTACTTGCATGGCGGTGATGATCGTGAGCGCTAATAAAATCAACAAACCATAATGTAAAAGTTTAGGAGATAGTCCTGCTACTCGCGTATGACTTGGGTCAAAGCAATAGAGTAAAAAATCACGGCGTTTTAACATGAGTGTTGTGAAAATAATGCTTGAGATAATCAAAGTATGAAGTAATTCAGTCGTACTCACACCCAATAAGTTACCAAATAAAATATGAGAGAGATGTTGTTCTGTTTCCACTTTAGTAAAGAGCACAATACCAAAGGCAAACATCCCTGAAAAAACAATCCCCATCACAGTATCTTCTTTAATACGACTATTTTCTTTTAAATAGCCAACACTTAGTGCACAAAAGATACCAGCACCAAACGCACCTATGGACAGAGGTAATCCTAGCATAAAGGCAATGACAATACCGGGTAATACGGCATGTGAAATCGCATCTCCCATTAATGACCAGCCTTTCAGTACAAGATAGCATGATAGCACTGCACAAATAATCGCGACAATTAACGCCGTTAAGAGCGCATTTTGCATGAAAGGATAAGTGAAAGGTTCCGTTATCCATTGTATGATACTAGCCATTGTCAGCCTCCATTTCTACACGATTTTTGAGCGCACTTTTTTGTCTTAACACGCCATATTTAGGCGAAAAGAAAAAAGCGAGTAAAAAAATCGCGGTTTGGAGGCAAACGATCAGACCACCTGTCGCCCCATCTAAAAAATAACTTATATACACACCAAGTGCGCTAGTAGTTATTCCTAAGAAAACAGCGATAGCCGCGAGAGTTTGAAAACGGTCCGTGAGCAAATAGGCTGTTGCACCTGGCGTAATCACCATCGCAATCACGAGAATTGCACCAACTGTCTGTAACGCAGCAACAACACAAGCACTTAATAACGTAAAAAAGAGTACTTTATAGCGTAAGGGAGAAAGCCCAACTGATGTAGCATGAGTTTCATCAAAAAAGACCAACAAAAGATCTTTCCAAAAGAGTAATAACAGCAACAAGGTGATACCAATGATAATAGCAACCTGAGTAATGTCTTCATCGGCTATGCCCAAAATATTTCCTAAAATAATATCTTGAACATTAATGGACGTTGGATTGAGGGAAATAATTAACAACCCGAATGCAAAAAAGGTAGTAAAAATGAAGCCAATTACCGCATCTTCACGCAATTTTGTGATGGATTTAATCCACAAAATAGAGAGTGCAGCCAAAATACCAGAAAAAAAGGCACCTAACGCATATGGCAGGGAAAGCGCATAAGCGATGGCAACACCGGGTACGACAGAGTGTGAGAGTGCATCACCAATGAGAGACCAACCTTTTAGCATGAGATAAGACGATAAGAACGCACAGATGCCACCTACTGCAGCTGAGAGAATAATCGCTTTGACCATGTAGTTGTATTGGAAGGGTTCAAGCAACATATCCCACATTATTTCTCACCTTTTTGTTCAGGATTTTTCGTAATTGGCGCAGGAGGATCATTTTTTGTTTCGCCATAAAAGACGGCTGGTAATTCATCATCACTTAATACCGTGACAGAACGCGTATCTTCATCGTCATGAATATCTTTACCAAGGAGTTTTATATGACGTAACACTCCACCAAAGACGAGTTCGAGGTTTTTTTGGGTAAACGTGGTTTCAGTTTTACCTGTAGCAAGCACTGTACGATTAATCATCACTACTTGGTCGCAGAAATCAGGAATAGTTCCTAAATTATGTGTCGAGATGAGGATTAAATGTCCTTCACTACGTAACTGATCAAGGAGATCCATAATCGCATTTTCTGTTTTGACATCGACGCCCGTAAAAGGCTCATCTAACAAAATGATTTGACTTTGTTGAGCGAGTGCACGAGCGAGAAAGACACGTTTCTTTTGCCCTCCAGACAATTCACCAATCTGACGATCTGCGAGGTGTTCAATGTTTACTCTTTGCATGGCTTGTTGTACTTTTTGCTTATCCAATTCACTGGGAATACGTAAAAAGTTCATATAGCCATAACGTCCCATCATGACCACGTCGTAAACGGAAACAGGAAATTGCCAGTCAACATCTTCAGATTGAGGCACATAAGAAACAAGATTTTTTTTGAGTGCTGAGGAAATTGGCAAACCGCACAGTTTAATTTCGCCCTGTTGCGGTTTAACCAATCCCATGAGACTCTTAAACAGAGTTGATTTTCCACTACCATTTACACCTACCAACGCACACGTTGTTCCGCCTACTAAATGAAATGTCATATCGTAAATTGCGATATGCCCGTTATTGTAACGTACCGTAACATCATTTACTGAAATGGATG
This window contains:
- a CDS encoding hypothetical protein (COG3110 Uncharacterized protein conserved in bacteria), which codes for MKFRFAALATAALLTSTASFAGVVTSSSNIDFLAVDGQKPGKSLLKEARSFNISDTQTHQVVVRVSEIIRSGSDRTLFESDPIIVTFKGTADDIVISAPRLETERDANAFKKLPHISVKTVSGVEVATKQEYLKQEGFLPGVNLVENLSEYNSSGAPAAVASLASTTMPAALPGFGKAQKGKITVQGENVAEQMLQYWYQQADKETQKRFLNWAQNRK
- a CDS encoding acylphosphatase (COG1254 Acylphosphatases), which encodes MLKKQFFVYGIVQGVGFRYFTWREATKIGVKGYVRNRQDGSVEVVALGSTTQLQHLHAWLKRGPKTARVECVVEQDYLFDTVFPDFSLRH
- a CDS encoding iron transport system membrane protein (COG1108 ABC-type Mn2+/Zn2+ transport systems, permease components) produces the protein MASIIQWITEPFTYPFMQNALLTALIVAIICAVLSCYLVLKGWSLMGDAISHAVLPGIVIAFMLGLPLSIGAFGAGIFCALSVGYLKENSRIKEDTVMGIVFSGMFAFGIVLFTKVETEQHLSHILFGNLLGVSTTELLHTLIISSIIFTTLMLKRRDFLLYCFDPSHTRVAGLSPKLLHYGLLILLALTIITAMQVVGVILVVAMLISPGITAFILSKRFDHMLLIAISMSVATSILGTIISYHIDAATGPCIILLQATAFMCALIYQKIKLNKHNPAVSSS
- a CDS encoding protein YfeC (COG1108 ABC-type Mn2+/Zn2+ transport systems, permease components), with amino-acid sequence MWDMLLEPFQYNYMVKAIILSAAVGGICAFLSSYLMLKGWSLIGDALSHSVVPGVAIAYALSLPYALGAFFSGILAALSILWIKSITKLREDAVIGFIFTTFFAFGLLIISLNPTSINVQDIILGNILGIADEDITQVAIIIGITLLLLLLFWKDLLLVFFDETHATSVGLSPLRYKVLFFTLLSACVVAALQTVGAILVIAMVITPGATAYLLTDRFQTLAAIAVFLGITTSALGVYISYFLDGATGGLIVCLQTAIFLLAFFFSPKYGVLRQKSALKNRVEMEADNG
- a CDS encoding iron transport system ATP-binding protein (COG1121 ABC-type Mn/Zn transport systems, ATPase component); translation: MSSPTIASISVNDVTVRYNNGHIAIYDMTFHLVGGTTCALVGVNGSGKSTLFKSLMGLVKPQQGEIKLCGLPISSALKKNLVSYVPQSEDVDWQFPVSVYDVVMMGRYGYMNFLRIPSELDKQKVQQAMQRVNIEHLADRQIGELSGGQKKRVFLARALAQQSQIILLDEPFTGVDVKTENAIMDLLDQLRSEGHLILISTHNLGTIPDFCDQVVMINRTVLATGKTETTFTQKNLELVFGGVLRHIKLLGKDIHDDEDTRSVTVLSDDELPAVFYGETKNDPPAPITKNPEQKGEK